A single Natranaerobius thermophilus JW/NM-WN-LF DNA region contains:
- a CDS encoding ABC transporter permease subunit — MIKTLLRKEIIENKWILIIGLLFFTVSAAIVVFSYNLMDALSLPEIIDALDDPPQFLVSFLQESAAWMQDHTLYVWSQWHSNNVLQIGFILAIILGAVMMAREFNRGTISFLLSKPISREMIYITKVLAGCLIILLSILLPTIFLIVLSLIIGLDINVFRIILD; from the coding sequence ATGATTAAAACTCTTTTGAGAAAAGAAATAATAGAAAATAAATGGATTCTGATAATTGGATTACTGTTTTTTACTGTTTCCGCAGCTATAGTGGTGTTTTCTTATAATTTAATGGATGCTTTATCCTTGCCTGAAATAATAGATGCTTTAGATGATCCACCCCAATTTCTTGTGTCATTTTTGCAAGAATCAGCCGCCTGGATGCAAGATCACACCCTTTATGTCTGGAGTCAATGGCATAGCAATAATGTGCTTCAAATCGGATTTATATTAGCCATTATTTTAGGTGCTGTTATGATGGCAAGAGAATTCAATAGGGGTACTATCAGTTTTTTATTAAGTAAACCTATCAGCCGAGAAATGATTTATATTACAAAAGTTTTGGCAGGTTGCTTAATTATTTTATTATCGATACTGCTTCCAACTATTTTTTTAATTGTACTAAGTTTGATAATAGGATTAGATATTAATGTATTTAGAATAATTTTGGATTAA
- a CDS encoding M20/M25/M40 family metallo-hydrolase, translating to MISQVFSHIEDNKEKYLDELKKLVKQPSISTKNQGITECAKMIQKLMKETGITTKLIPTSGHPIIYGELITSESAPTIIFYGHYDVQPPEPYELWHTEPFEPEVKNQRLYGRGVGDNKGQLLTHILAVRSYLETKGQLPVNVKFVFEGEEEIGSPHIAQFVKENKNLLKGDLVYISDGPLAPGDAPVVSLGNRGILSVQLSIKTANRDNHSGNRGGVIPNAAWELVTVLNSLKNEKNKVLIPEFYKDVIKPGSAELDLIQRLPFDSQKTAEAFYVDESDLEKENFYKKLTLEPVLNINGIVSGYTGEGTKTIIPCQASAKLDMRLVPDQDPEHIFHRLSEWVKKINPRTQVEMQGRYMYPSRTSPKLSAIQHITKSVEQVHNTKPLVYPSTGGSLPTYVWTKILNLPAVTVPYANSDEANHAPNENLKLDLFYKGIKTSCQVLDNLSLLKNH from the coding sequence ATGATTTCTCAAGTTTTTTCCCATATAGAGGATAATAAAGAGAAGTATTTAGATGAGTTAAAAAAGTTGGTAAAACAACCAAGTATCAGTACTAAAAACCAAGGAATAACTGAATGCGCAAAAATGATACAAAAATTGATGAAAGAAACTGGAATCACAACTAAACTAATCCCTACTTCAGGTCATCCCATAATCTATGGCGAGTTAATCACTTCAGAATCAGCACCCACAATAATCTTTTACGGTCATTACGACGTACAACCCCCTGAACCATATGAATTATGGCATACCGAACCTTTTGAACCAGAGGTGAAAAACCAACGTCTTTATGGACGAGGAGTAGGAGACAACAAGGGACAGTTATTAACCCATATTTTAGCAGTTCGGTCTTATTTGGAAACAAAAGGTCAACTTCCAGTTAATGTAAAGTTCGTTTTCGAAGGAGAAGAAGAAATAGGCAGTCCACATATAGCTCAATTTGTAAAAGAAAATAAAAATTTGCTTAAGGGTGACTTAGTTTATATTTCAGACGGGCCACTGGCACCTGGAGACGCGCCAGTGGTTTCTCTTGGAAATCGGGGGATATTATCAGTCCAATTAAGTATCAAAACTGCAAATAGAGATAATCATTCTGGTAATCGTGGTGGGGTTATTCCAAATGCCGCTTGGGAACTAGTAACCGTGCTAAACTCCCTTAAAAATGAAAAAAATAAAGTATTGATCCCTGAATTCTATAAAGATGTCATAAAACCTGGATCAGCAGAACTCGACTTGATTCAACGATTGCCATTTGACTCGCAAAAAACAGCCGAAGCTTTTTATGTAGATGAAAGCGATTTAGAGAAAGAAAATTTTTATAAAAAACTAACACTAGAACCAGTATTAAATATCAATGGTATCGTAAGCGGTTATACCGGTGAAGGAACTAAAACCATTATCCCCTGTCAAGCTAGTGCTAAACTTGATATGAGATTAGTACCAGACCAGGATCCAGAACATATTTTCCATAGACTTTCAGAATGGGTCAAAAAAATAAATCCCCGCACCCAAGTTGAGATGCAGGGACGTTACATGTATCCGTCCAGAACAAGTCCTAAACTTTCAGCTATTCAACATATAACAAAATCTGTTGAACAAGTTCATAATACAAAACCATTAGTCTATCCTTCCACAGGTGGCAGTTTACCCACCTATGTTTGGACGAAAATTTTAAATTTACCAGCTGTCACTGTTCCCTATGCCAATTCAGACGAAGCCAATCATGCTCCTAATGAAAATTTGAAGCTAGATTTGTTCTATAAAGGAATAAAAACATCTTGCCAGGTCCTTGATAATTTATCTCTGCTCAAAAATCACTGA
- a CDS encoding PspC domain-containing protein, translating to MSKKLYRSDSDKMIAGVCGGFAEFFNIDSTVIRLAFVLLALITAILPVILFYAIAYFVVPEAST from the coding sequence ATGAGCAAAAAATTATATCGCTCAGATTCCGACAAAATGATTGCAGGTGTTTGCGGCGGCTTCGCCGAGTTTTTCAATATAGATTCTACTGTTATTCGCTTGGCCTTTGTATTATTAGCTTTAATTACAGCAATTTTACCTGTAATACTTTTTTACGCGATAGCTTACTTTGTGGTCCCAGAAGCTAGTACATAA
- a CDS encoding ABC transporter ATP-binding protein: MSAICFENVSKKFGDSKIIDDFNLTIERGTVFGFIGPNGAGKTTTIKMLTGLIKPTTGSIKILNQDISNGYQILDHIGYVSEESNLYNYMTFQGILNFAKGFYTNWDPSLVDKYTEFFRLPLNQPIKEFSKGMKVKVSLVLALAHNPKILILDEPTSGLDPIFRREFLNVLVEEMTQSEKTIFFSSHIIDDVERIADQIGIINDGRLLKVRDMDELKTNEKKIRVVFQRDIESEFFDFPGIAKVEKSDNAYILTVSENFEEIYQRCKSKPHFTLDVIEQSLEDILINTSGR, translated from the coding sequence ATGAGCGCTATTTGTTTTGAAAATGTTTCTAAGAAATTTGGTGACTCAAAAATTATCGACGATTTTAATTTAACAATAGAACGTGGCACAGTATTTGGTTTTATCGGACCCAATGGAGCTGGGAAAACAACTACCATAAAAATGCTGACAGGGCTTATTAAACCGACGACAGGATCAATAAAAATACTTAACCAAGATATCTCAAATGGATATCAAATTTTAGATCACATTGGTTATGTTTCCGAAGAAAGTAATCTTTATAATTACATGACTTTCCAAGGTATTTTAAACTTTGCGAAAGGTTTTTATACTAATTGGGATCCGAGTCTAGTCGATAAGTATACGGAGTTTTTTCGGCTTCCTTTAAATCAACCTATTAAGGAATTTTCTAAAGGTATGAAAGTAAAAGTTTCTCTCGTTCTAGCACTGGCCCATAACCCCAAAATTTTGATATTAGATGAACCAACAAGTGGGCTAGACCCTATTTTTAGAAGGGAATTTTTAAATGTTCTAGTAGAAGAAATGACTCAATCAGAGAAAACTATTTTCTTTTCATCTCACATTATTGATGATGTTGAGAGAATTGCTGATCAGATAGGCATAATTAATGATGGGCGGTTGTTGAAAGTTAGAGATATGGATGAACTTAAAACCAATGAAAAGAAGATTAGAGTTGTTTTTCAAAGAGATATTGAATCAGAATTTTTTGATTTTCCAGGCATAGCAAAAGTAGAGAAAAGTGATAATGCCTATATTTTAACAGTCTCAGAGAATTTTGAGGAAATTTATCAAAGATGTAAAAGTAAACCTCACTTTACCCTTGATGTAATTGAACAGAGTCTCGAAGACATTCTAATTAATACTTCTGGGAGGTAA
- a CDS encoding YbjQ family protein yields MLLTTTDLNTEYEVLGIVRGNRVKAVHLGKDIIAFIKKLTGGDISDYEDLMKKTRDKAVEEMLEEANKMGANAIIGIKFSTSQISSGASEIMVYGTAIKI; encoded by the coding sequence ATGTTATTGACTACAACTGATTTAAATACCGAGTACGAAGTGTTGGGGATAGTTAGAGGAAATAGAGTTAAAGCCGTTCATTTAGGAAAAGATATCATAGCTTTTATAAAAAAATTAACTGGAGGGGACATATCGGATTATGAAGATCTAATGAAAAAAACAAGAGATAAAGCTGTTGAAGAAATGCTAGAAGAGGCAAATAAAATGGGTGCCAATGCTATAATAGGGATAAAATTTAGTACTTCACAAATTTCTTCAGGTGCTTCAGAAATTATGGTTTACGGCACCGCTATCAAGATATAA
- a CDS encoding GntR family transcriptional regulator, which yields MWINIDPREGTPIFIQIKSQIKNAIASGALEKGKKLPSVRKLSKDLTVNPNTVSKAYQELENEGIIKKERGIGMFVAETSQYSQKTEAKQIFSDNLEKLLVEAYHLNLSEEEIRSLFEEKLSSWKSKFN from the coding sequence ATGTGGATAAATATTGATCCTCGTGAAGGAACGCCCATTTTTATACAGATAAAAAGCCAAATTAAAAATGCTATTGCCTCTGGCGCTTTAGAGAAAGGGAAAAAACTCCCATCTGTAAGAAAATTATCCAAAGATTTGACAGTTAATCCTAATACTGTATCGAAGGCGTATCAGGAGCTTGAAAACGAAGGTATTATCAAAAAAGAACGAGGCATTGGAATGTTTGTGGCTGAGACTTCTCAGTATAGTCAAAAGACTGAAGCTAAACAAATTTTTAGTGATAATTTAGAAAAACTATTAGTTGAAGCATATCATTTGAACTTATCCGAGGAAGAAATCAGATCTTTATTTGAGGAAAAACTATCTAGTTGGAAATCAAAATTTAATTAA
- a CDS encoding BCCT family transporter produces MAANDNRRNRNEDQEIDRDKIEELLFSRNTKKFGFDLNPVVSLGAGIIIIIFSAFALINLERANILVNSVNEIIVTNFDWIFILSSSFFILICIYIAFSKLGKVKIGGLNAEREFSNFAWYSMLISAGMGIGLMFWAVGEPLTHFEVLPPVFDSPFDKHTAMATTFFHWGLHPWAVYSLIALALAFFAYNKHLPLSIRSVFYPFFKERVYGTLGDVIDTLAVLSTLFGLATSLGLGAQQINSGLDYLFDIGFSVNIQVALIIGITLLATISVLSGIDKGVKFLSKMNIRLAAILMGIILLLGPTGFILRLFSNSLGLYFNNIIEYSFFIAVEETGWQANWSIFYLAWWISWSPFVGMFIARISKGRTIRELILGVMIVPSLLSFLWLSVFGGSAIFINEQVGGLYEVVQDDLPVALYELVNLLNLPLLAELFRILLFILITFLVAVYFITSSDSGSLVVNKITSSGKLNTPANQRAFWAILEGLLAAVLLLIGGEKALLALQTAVISTGLPFAVVLTAMAFALIKGIEDTRREQKRKRERRKFEKLLKAHDQE; encoded by the coding sequence ATGGCTGCCAATGATAATAGAAGAAATAGAAATGAGGATCAAGAAATAGATAGAGATAAAATAGAAGAATTATTGTTCAGTAGAAATACAAAGAAATTTGGTTTTGATTTAAATCCAGTGGTTTCCTTAGGTGCAGGTATAATAATTATAATTTTTTCTGCTTTTGCTTTGATCAATCTTGAAAGAGCTAATATTTTAGTTAATTCAGTCAATGAAATCATAGTGACAAACTTTGATTGGATTTTTATTCTCTCGAGCAGTTTTTTTATTTTGATTTGCATATATATAGCTTTTTCCAAATTAGGTAAAGTCAAAATAGGTGGATTAAATGCCGAGCGAGAATTTAGTAACTTTGCCTGGTATTCCATGCTAATATCAGCAGGGATGGGTATTGGACTGATGTTTTGGGCAGTTGGTGAGCCCTTAACTCATTTTGAAGTTTTACCTCCAGTATTTGATAGCCCTTTCGATAAACATACTGCCATGGCCACTACTTTTTTTCACTGGGGCTTACACCCTTGGGCAGTTTATTCTTTAATAGCTTTAGCTTTAGCCTTTTTCGCTTATAATAAGCATTTGCCATTATCAATTAGATCAGTCTTTTATCCTTTTTTTAAAGAAAGAGTGTACGGAACCCTAGGTGATGTTATCGATACTTTAGCGGTGCTTTCAACTCTGTTTGGATTAGCTACTTCCTTGGGTTTAGGGGCTCAACAAATAAACAGTGGTCTTGATTATTTATTTGATATTGGTTTTAGTGTTAACATCCAAGTAGCTTTAATAATTGGAATCACATTATTAGCTACCATTTCCGTATTATCGGGTATAGATAAAGGAGTAAAGTTTCTGTCAAAAATGAATATTAGATTGGCTGCAATTTTAATGGGAATTATCTTATTATTGGGACCTACTGGTTTTATCTTAAGGCTTTTTTCCAATTCTTTGGGCTTATATTTTAATAATATTATTGAATACTCTTTCTTTATTGCAGTAGAAGAAACAGGGTGGCAAGCAAATTGGTCGATCTTTTATTTAGCTTGGTGGATATCCTGGTCTCCCTTTGTTGGAATGTTTATTGCAAGAATTTCAAAAGGTAGGACCATCAGGGAATTGATCTTAGGAGTAATGATAGTACCGTCACTGTTATCATTTTTATGGTTATCTGTTTTTGGTGGTAGTGCAATTTTTATTAACGAACAAGTAGGAGGTTTGTATGAAGTAGTTCAGGATGATTTACCTGTAGCCTTGTATGAGTTGGTTAATTTATTAAATTTACCATTATTAGCCGAATTATTTAGAATTTTATTGTTTATATTAATAACTTTCTTAGTGGCAGTATATTTCATAACCTCCTCTGATTCGGGGTCACTAGTAGTTAATAAAATTACATCAAGTGGTAAACTTAATACTCCGGCAAATCAACGTGCTTTTTGGGCAATTTTAGAGGGTTTGTTAGCAGCAGTTCTGTTATTGATTGGTGGAGAAAAAGCTTTACTTGCTCTACAGACAGCAGTAATTAGTACTGGACTTCCATTTGCAGTGGTATTAACCGCCATGGCTTTTGCCTTGATTAAGGGAATTGAAGATACTCGTCGAGAACAAAAACGGAAACGGGAGCGGAGAAAATTTGAAAAACTTTTAAAAGCTCACGACCAAGAATAA
- a CDS encoding histone deacetylase family protein, translating into MKIVFHEDFFKTYSFDPAASKGRLDHAAALLTNHYPVVTPYLASEKQIKIIHTDSHVQEIQNSSQIYHMARLAAGSAIKAADLAYSGTAAFSLARPPGHHAGPSTYWGFCYFNNIAIAVKQLILEEKINSAVIVDFDLHLGDGTIDSFADTPEVHYYHLENGIDLIGLNNGNKDFRNHPVTQLREYLKKFYNIPEDTPDILAVSAGFDRHIHDWGGSLDTKEYQEIGEELGKFAKEQCQGKIFSVLEGGYNPESLGESALAFCQGIEKGVN; encoded by the coding sequence ATGAAAATTGTATTTCATGAAGATTTTTTCAAAACCTATAGTTTTGATCCAGCGGCATCCAAAGGAAGATTAGATCATGCTGCAGCATTGTTAACAAACCACTACCCCGTAGTCACTCCTTATCTAGCCTCAGAAAAACAAATCAAAATAATTCATACTGATTCTCACGTCCAAGAGATTCAAAACTCAAGTCAGATATATCACATGGCACGCCTGGCAGCAGGTTCAGCCATCAAAGCTGCTGATCTCGCCTATTCTGGTACAGCAGCTTTCTCCCTGGCCAGGCCTCCAGGCCATCATGCAGGTCCGTCTACATATTGGGGTTTTTGTTATTTTAATAATATAGCCATCGCAGTAAAACAGTTGATATTAGAAGAAAAAATCAATTCCGCTGTAATCGTAGATTTTGACCTTCATCTAGGTGATGGCACTATTGATTCCTTTGCTGATACTCCCGAAGTTCATTATTATCATCTTGAAAACGGAATTGATTTAATTGGTCTCAACAATGGAAATAAGGACTTTAGAAATCACCCGGTAACTCAATTAAGAGAATACTTAAAGAAATTCTATAATATACCAGAAGATACACCTGATATCCTTGCTGTGTCTGCAGGCTTTGATCGACACATACATGATTGGGGTGGCAGCTTGGATACTAAAGAGTACCAGGAAATAGGTGAAGAGTTGGGAAAATTTGCCAAAGAGCAATGTCAAGGTAAGATTTTTTCCGTACTGGAAGGTGGTTATAATCCCGAATCTTTGGGAGAAAGTGCCTTGGCCTTTTGTCAGGGAATTGAAAAAGGAGTTAACTAG
- the murB gene encoding UDP-N-acetylmuramate dehydrogenase → MLIWKESILTIDYRGDSLMNTQAIYDELLNHLPKDNIKLQHELAPYTTFKIGGPAELFVTPSNIEEVQAVLNLVNQEELPYFVLGNASNVLIDDNGLSGIVIYLGETFKDIQVEGTEITAQSGVSLNKLSRMALKHGLTGLEFAEGIPGTLGGGLYMNAGAFGGQLSNVVKQVTAIVDHQIQNYTRESMDFGYRSSTFQNQNAIILQATLALQKGDFDQIKSYMEDLKSRRTEKQPLNYPSAGSVFKRPEGYYAGKLIEDSGLKGVEIGGAKVSEKHCGFIINTGTATSRDVKELVSYIQKTVKEKFGVTLERELKYL, encoded by the coding sequence ATGCTGATATGGAAGGAAAGTATTTTAACTATTGATTACAGAGGTGATTCGCTCATGAACACTCAAGCCATATACGATGAGCTATTGAACCATCTACCTAAAGATAATATTAAACTTCAACACGAATTGGCACCGTATACAACTTTTAAGATAGGTGGACCAGCTGAGCTTTTTGTGACACCATCCAATATTGAAGAAGTTCAAGCTGTTTTAAACTTGGTAAATCAAGAAGAACTCCCTTATTTTGTGCTTGGCAATGCCTCTAATGTTTTAATTGACGACAATGGTTTATCGGGAATAGTAATTTATCTTGGAGAAACCTTTAAAGACATACAAGTAGAGGGGACAGAAATAACAGCTCAGAGTGGAGTTTCTCTTAACAAGCTTAGTCGTATGGCTCTTAAACATGGTTTGACTGGTCTAGAGTTCGCAGAAGGCATTCCTGGAACCTTAGGTGGTGGTTTATACATGAATGCCGGAGCCTTTGGCGGGCAACTCAGTAATGTGGTTAAACAAGTGACTGCTATAGTGGACCACCAAATTCAAAACTATACACGAGAGTCTATGGACTTTGGATATCGCAGTAGTACTTTTCAAAATCAGAATGCAATAATACTTCAGGCAACACTTGCCTTACAAAAGGGTGACTTTGACCAAATTAAGTCTTATATGGAAGACCTGAAATCCAGGCGAACTGAAAAGCAGCCTTTAAATTATCCATCAGCAGGTTCCGTTTTTAAAAGGCCTGAAGGATACTATGCAGGTAAACTGATTGAAGATAGTGGCTTGAAAGGTGTTGAAATAGGAGGAGCCAAGGTTTCTGAAAAACATTGTGGTTTTATAATAAACACCGGTACGGCAACGAGTCGTGATGTTAAAGAACTTGTATCATATATCCAAAAAACAGTTAAAGAAAAGTTTGGTGTCACTCTAGAAAGAGAATTAAAATATCTTTAA
- a CDS encoding metallophosphoesterase, translating into MKLFAISDLHLAFQVDKPMDIFGPSWENHHEKLETFWKDSVSNEDTVIIGGDISWALKLEEAKLDLDFIHSLPGKKIIFKGNHDYWWESYSKVKRVLPESIEAIQNNFFPFDREKSIAICGTRGWQVPLTDDKSYKQNNEQFSEQQEHNKKIFNRELHRLELSMNAAIDEGFENLIVTLHYPPFYKHNPCSQFAELMEKYNVKICLYGHLHGKDHENAFVGVKNNISYNFIAGDYLDFKPLKIDLSILQ; encoded by the coding sequence ATGAAATTATTTGCAATCAGTGATCTACATCTAGCCTTCCAAGTCGACAAACCAATGGATATTTTCGGACCGTCATGGGAAAACCATCATGAGAAATTAGAAACTTTCTGGAAAGATAGTGTTAGCAATGAGGATACTGTTATCATTGGTGGAGATATTTCATGGGCATTGAAATTAGAAGAGGCAAAATTAGACCTGGATTTTATACATTCACTTCCCGGTAAAAAAATTATTTTTAAAGGTAATCATGATTATTGGTGGGAAAGTTATTCTAAAGTCAAAAGAGTCTTACCGGAAAGTATAGAAGCAATCCAAAACAACTTCTTTCCCTTTGATAGAGAAAAAAGCATCGCTATCTGTGGCACTCGAGGCTGGCAAGTTCCTTTAACTGATGATAAAAGTTATAAACAGAATAATGAACAATTTAGTGAACAACAGGAACATAATAAAAAAATCTTTAATAGAGAATTACATCGACTGGAACTTTCTATGAATGCCGCAATTGATGAGGGATTCGAAAATCTAATAGTAACATTACATTATCCCCCATTTTATAAACACAATCCTTGTTCTCAGTTTGCAGAACTTATGGAGAAATATAATGTCAAGATTTGTTTGTACGGACATTTACATGGAAAAGATCATGAAAATGCCTTTGTAGGAGTAAAAAATAATATAAGCTATAACTTTATTGCTGGTGACTATTTAGACTTCAAACCTTTGAAAATTGATTTAAGTATATTACAATAA
- the typA gene encoding translational GTPase TypA gives MTTQKIRNIALIAHVDHGKTTLVDSLLKQSGVFHEKEQVKERVMDSNDQERERGITILSKNTAIKYNDTKINIVDTPGHADFGGEVERIINMVEGGLLLVDAVEGPMPQTKFVLEKALSMGLVPIVVINKIDRPQARPQEVADEILDLFFDLEANEDQLEFPILYTDALKGIASHQLEDFQSDNQSIENGSLKPLFDTILEVIPSPKVDPNAPFQMLVSSTDYDSYLGKYAVGKIMQGTISKHDQVLILEKQETEDQEPKKDKQTAGQIFTYQNLEKIEVPKAEAGDIAAISGLNDINIGATITDPNYPEPLPSPTIEAPTISMTFSINNSPFAGQEGKYLTSRKLKERLFTEQESNISLKVEETDNPELFQVSGRGELHLSTVIEKLRREGYEFQVSKPQVIYKEIDGKKCEPIEEVVVTLPDEYSGTVIEEINQRKGELLEYKNLSSGNTRLKFKVPSRGLIGFRSEFLTLTRGTGLFYHNFLNYEPYKGDFSTRVNGALVAHQAGEATFYSIQAMEDRGEFFISPGVKVYEGMIVGQRNREGDLDINVCKQKQLTNVRAAGSDNTEKIAPPKLLSLEEALEFINQDELVEITPNNIRLRKKTLKKQFRK, from the coding sequence ATGACTACACAAAAAATCAGAAACATAGCTTTAATTGCCCACGTAGACCATGGAAAAACGACCTTGGTAGATAGCTTGTTAAAGCAAAGTGGAGTTTTTCATGAAAAAGAACAAGTAAAAGAAAGGGTTATGGATTCAAATGATCAGGAGAGGGAAAGAGGTATTACAATACTTTCAAAAAATACTGCTATCAAATACAATGACACAAAAATCAACATAGTAGACACTCCGGGTCATGCAGATTTTGGTGGAGAAGTGGAACGGATAATAAATATGGTAGAAGGTGGATTACTATTAGTTGATGCTGTTGAAGGACCTATGCCCCAAACTAAGTTTGTCTTAGAGAAGGCCTTATCAATGGGATTAGTCCCCATTGTTGTCATAAATAAAATTGATAGACCACAAGCAAGACCGCAAGAGGTTGCCGATGAAATCCTTGATTTATTTTTTGACTTAGAAGCCAACGAAGATCAACTGGAATTCCCTATTTTGTATACAGATGCACTTAAAGGAATTGCCAGCCATCAACTAGAAGATTTTCAATCAGATAACCAAAGTATTGAAAATGGGTCCTTAAAACCATTGTTTGATACCATCTTAGAAGTAATACCAAGCCCAAAAGTCGATCCTAATGCTCCTTTCCAAATGCTTGTATCCAGCACGGATTATGACAGTTATCTTGGAAAATACGCAGTGGGCAAAATCATGCAAGGAACTATTTCAAAGCACGATCAAGTTTTAATTTTAGAAAAACAGGAAACGGAAGACCAAGAGCCTAAAAAAGATAAGCAAACTGCGGGACAAATTTTCACATATCAAAACCTTGAAAAAATTGAAGTCCCAAAGGCAGAGGCTGGAGACATTGCCGCAATTTCTGGGCTTAATGATATTAATATTGGTGCCACTATTACTGATCCCAACTATCCAGAACCTTTACCAAGCCCTACTATTGAAGCACCAACAATTAGCATGACCTTTTCAATTAATAATAGTCCCTTCGCAGGACAAGAAGGTAAATATCTAACATCAAGAAAGTTAAAAGAACGTTTATTTACAGAGCAAGAATCTAATATCAGTTTAAAAGTAGAAGAAACTGATAACCCAGAGCTTTTCCAGGTTTCAGGTCGTGGTGAACTCCATCTTTCTACGGTAATTGAAAAACTGAGAAGAGAAGGATATGAATTTCAGGTATCAAAACCTCAGGTGATTTATAAGGAAATTGATGGAAAGAAATGTGAACCTATTGAAGAAGTTGTAGTGACTTTACCTGATGAATATTCAGGAACAGTAATTGAAGAAATAAATCAGCGAAAAGGCGAACTATTAGAATACAAAAATTTATCCAGTGGAAATACCCGATTAAAATTCAAAGTACCATCTAGAGGATTAATTGGTTTCAGATCAGAATTTTTAACATTAACTAGAGGGACTGGATTATTTTATCACAATTTCCTTAACTACGAGCCATATAAAGGAGATTTCTCAACGAGAGTGAATGGAGCCCTTGTGGCACATCAAGCCGGTGAAGCTACTTTCTATAGTATTCAAGCAATGGAAGATCGAGGCGAATTTTTCATATCCCCAGGAGTTAAAGTTTATGAAGGAATGATTGTAGGCCAAAGGAATCGTGAAGGTGATCTAGATATCAATGTATGCAAGCAAAAACAATTGACCAATGTAAGGGCAGCAGGTTCCGACAATACTGAAAAAATTGCGCCTCCTAAATTATTATCACTTGAAGAAGCTCTAGAATTTATCAATCAGGATGAACTTGTTGAAATAACTCCAAATAACATTCGATTAAGAAAGAAAACATTAAAAAAACAGTTTAGAAAATAG